In the bacterium genome, one interval contains:
- the gcvH gene encoding glycine cleavage system protein GcvH, whose amino-acid sequence MNVPRNCRYSKDHFWVKPEGNEAVIGVSDYFQGELGHIVFVDLPEIDDDIVALGTFGIIESDRMVADLIAPVTGTVIAIGTGLVDDPELINEDPYGEGWLARVELDDPVQLDVLLAPEDYEDYIADLGEEE is encoded by the coding sequence ATGAATGTTCCCAGGAACTGCCGTTACTCGAAAGATCATTTCTGGGTGAAACCCGAGGGCAACGAGGCGGTCATCGGGGTCAGCGACTACTTCCAGGGAGAACTTGGCCATATCGTTTTTGTCGATCTTCCGGAGATCGATGACGATATCGTGGCCCTTGGAACCTTCGGGATCATCGAGTCGGACAGGATGGTGGCCGATCTCATCGCCCCCGTGACAGGAACGGTCATTGCGATCGGGACCGGCCTTGTGGATGATCCTGAACTCATCAACGAGGACCCGTACGGAGAAGGGTGGCTGGCCCGGGTCGAGCTCGACGATCCCGTACAGCTCGATGTCCTCCTGGCCCCTGAAGATTACGAGGATTATATCGCCGACCTTGGTGAGGAGGAATGA
- a CDS encoding glutamine--tRNA ligase/YqeY domain fusion protein has protein sequence MRTEEKKVPTDFIRQIVADDLASGRHTTIVTRFPPEPNGYLHIGHAKSITLNFGIAAEIPGGRCHLRFDDSNPETEDMEYVESIKRDVRWLGYDWGEHLYYASDYFEKLYGFAVRLIEAGKAYVCSLPEDEIRQYRGTVTRAGTGSPYRDRPIVENLDLFARMRAGQFADGEHVLRAKIDMADPNMKMRDPLLYRIRHAAHYRTGNEWCLYPMYDFTHCLSDAIEGITHSICTLEFENNRELYDWIIDNVPAPGRPRQYEFARLNLNYTVMSKRKLIDLVQDGHVSGWDDPRLPTIAGLRRRGITPEAIRYFCERIGVAKANSVVDVALLEHSVRDDLNTKAPRVMGVLDPLKVVIVNYREDQSDEFDAPYYPDDPPKMGTRKVPFTREIYIERKDFMEDPPKKFFRLAPGREVRLRWAYFVTCVDVKKDENGEVVEIHCVYDPETRGGDSPDGRRVKGTIHWVSAEHSVPAEVRLYDRLFTEPNPDGDKNVEYTRYLNPHSLEVVSARVEPSLGSALPGDRFQFERTGYFIADSEDHSEGNLVFNRIVPLRDSWAKMVAKATPEEGGEKGKKRD, from the coding sequence TTGAGAACGGAAGAGAAAAAAGTTCCCACCGATTTCATCCGGCAGATCGTTGCCGACGACCTGGCCTCGGGCAGGCACACTACCATCGTGACCCGGTTTCCCCCGGAGCCCAACGGGTACCTGCACATCGGTCACGCCAAGAGCATCACCCTCAACTTCGGTATCGCGGCTGAGATCCCCGGAGGCCGCTGCCACCTGCGGTTCGACGACAGCAACCCCGAGACCGAGGACATGGAGTACGTCGAGTCGATCAAGAGGGACGTCAGGTGGCTGGGGTACGACTGGGGCGAGCACCTCTACTACGCCTCGGACTACTTCGAAAAGCTTTACGGATTTGCCGTCAGGCTCATCGAGGCGGGCAAGGCGTACGTGTGCAGCCTGCCGGAGGACGAGATCCGCCAATACCGGGGCACGGTGACCCGGGCCGGGACCGGCAGCCCCTACAGGGACCGCCCCATCGTGGAGAACCTGGATCTTTTCGCGCGCATGCGGGCAGGTCAGTTCGCCGACGGCGAACACGTTCTGCGGGCGAAGATCGACATGGCCGATCCCAACATGAAGATGCGCGATCCCCTCCTTTACCGCATCCGCCACGCAGCCCACTACCGCACCGGAAATGAATGGTGCCTCTATCCCATGTACGACTTCACCCACTGCCTGTCGGATGCTATCGAGGGCATCACCCACTCCATCTGTACCCTGGAGTTCGAGAACAACCGGGAACTTTACGACTGGATCATCGACAACGTCCCCGCGCCCGGCAGGCCGCGGCAGTACGAGTTTGCCCGCCTGAACCTGAACTACACTGTAATGAGCAAGCGGAAGCTCATCGACCTGGTCCAGGACGGTCACGTCTCGGGCTGGGACGACCCGCGCCTGCCCACCATCGCGGGGTTGAGGCGCCGGGGGATCACCCCGGAAGCGATCCGGTACTTCTGTGAGCGGATCGGGGTAGCCAAGGCCAACAGCGTCGTGGACGTGGCGCTCCTCGAACACAGCGTCCGGGACGACCTGAACACGAAGGCTCCCAGGGTCATGGGGGTCCTGGATCCCCTCAAGGTCGTCATCGTCAACTATAGGGAAGACCAATCCGACGAGTTCGACGCGCCATACTACCCCGACGATCCGCCGAAGATGGGGACCCGCAAGGTGCCCTTTACCAGGGAGATCTACATCGAGCGCAAGGATTTCATGGAGGACCCCCCGAAAAAGTTCTTCCGGCTGGCTCCCGGCAGGGAGGTCCGGCTTCGGTGGGCCTACTTCGTGACCTGCGTGGACGTGAAAAAGGACGAGAACGGCGAGGTGGTGGAGATCCACTGCGTGTACGACCCGGAGACGAGGGGAGGGGACTCCCCGGACGGGCGGCGGGTCAAGGGGACGATCCACTGGGTTTCTGCGGAGCATTCCGTTCCCGCCGAGGTGAGGCTCTACGACCGTCTTTTCACGGAACCCAACCCCGACGGTGACAAGAACGTGGAATACACCAGGTACCTCAATCCCCACTCCCTGGAGGTGGTGAGCGCCAGGGTGGAGCCCAGCCTGGGAAGCGCCTTACCGGGAGACCGGTTCCAGTTCGAACGGACAGGTTATTTTATCGCCGATTCGGAAGACCATTCGGAAGGCAACCTGGTGTTCAACCGGATCGTGCCGCTTCGCGATTCGTGGGCGAAAATGGTCGCCAAGGCGACGCCGGAAGAGGGAGGGGAAAAGGGGAAGAAACGGGATTAA
- a CDS encoding long-chain fatty acid--CoA ligase: MADTGGTASTRSGSYQETIVQMVDARAESYGDRPIMRYKQDGSWLEVTWEQLAGSYRDVARGLIQRGLGRGDAIAILSENRPEWAFADLGIYTTEGVVVPLYWTQTPSQIRYILKDCSARAIFVSNEEFLDRILKIRGELPDLTIIVLFDQLPEGRRLPEGVMYLEELVALGHEAPREVWENMGRSIAGGRKDDLATIIYTSGTTGEPKGVVLTHDNFLSNVRAVLDVIHVTSDDSCLSFLPLSHVFERIALYLFLYVGGLINYAENIDSVVQNLGEVNPTIMVSVPRIYEKAYGRILDRVRESSAVRRLIFASCLKIGSKVSRQLQDGQPLSGGLARAHRIADKLVFSKLRTTFGGNIRLMISGGAPLNKHIAEFFHAAGLLILEGYGLTETSPVISANTIERLRFGTVGPPVPGVEVRIAQDGEILARGPNIMKGYYNRPEDTAEAIDGEGWFYTGDIGHFNEDGALVITDRKKSLIVTAGGKNVAPAALENVLSADKFINQAFVFGDTRNFISALIVPDWERVENYAAEHRIKDATRVELCSHPKIVELIQSRVDTAMEGFAPYEQVKRFRIMEKEFSQEEGEVTPTLKLKRKEITRKYWKELDSLYE, from the coding sequence ATGGCCGACACCGGAGGCACCGCTTCCACGCGGTCCGGCTCTTACCAGGAGACCATCGTACAGATGGTGGACGCCCGGGCCGAAAGTTACGGCGATCGCCCGATCATGCGCTACAAGCAGGATGGTTCCTGGCTCGAAGTCACCTGGGAGCAGCTGGCCGGTTCCTACCGGGATGTGGCACGGGGCCTTATACAGCGGGGTCTCGGCAGGGGGGATGCCATCGCGATCCTCTCCGAGAACAGGCCCGAGTGGGCGTTTGCCGATCTTGGCATCTACACCACGGAGGGAGTGGTCGTTCCCCTTTACTGGACCCAGACGCCCTCCCAGATCCGGTATATCCTCAAGGATTGTTCCGCCAGGGCCATCTTCGTGTCCAACGAGGAGTTCCTGGACAGGATCCTCAAGATCCGCGGCGAACTTCCCGATCTGACCATCATCGTCCTTTTCGACCAGCTTCCGGAAGGCCGCCGGCTCCCGGAGGGAGTGATGTACCTTGAAGAGCTGGTGGCCCTGGGACACGAGGCCCCCCGGGAGGTGTGGGAGAACATGGGCCGATCCATCGCCGGGGGCAGGAAGGACGACCTTGCCACCATTATCTACACCTCGGGCACCACAGGGGAGCCCAAGGGCGTCGTTCTGACCCATGACAACTTCCTGTCCAACGTCCGGGCAGTCCTTGATGTCATCCACGTGACTTCAGACGACAGCTGCCTGTCTTTCCTGCCCCTGTCCCATGTTTTCGAGCGCATCGCTCTATATCTTTTCCTCTACGTGGGAGGGCTCATCAACTATGCCGAAAATATCGACTCGGTGGTTCAGAACCTGGGTGAGGTGAACCCGACCATCATGGTCAGCGTGCCCCGGATCTACGAGAAAGCCTACGGGCGCATCCTTGACCGGGTCCGGGAAAGCTCGGCGGTCCGCAGGCTGATCTTCGCTTCCTGTCTGAAGATCGGGAGCAAGGTGAGCCGGCAGCTCCAGGACGGGCAGCCATTGAGCGGCGGTCTTGCCAGGGCTCACCGCATTGCCGACAAACTGGTGTTCTCCAAGTTGCGGACCACCTTTGGCGGGAATATCCGCCTGATGATCTCCGGCGGCGCCCCCCTCAACAAGCACATCGCCGAATTTTTCCACGCGGCCGGCCTGCTCATTCTCGAGGGGTATGGACTCACCGAGACGTCCCCGGTTATCTCGGCCAACACCATCGAGAGGCTCCGGTTCGGGACCGTCGGCCCGCCCGTTCCGGGCGTCGAGGTCCGGATTGCCCAGGACGGTGAGATCCTGGCCCGGGGCCCCAATATCATGAAAGGGTACTACAACCGGCCCGAGGATACGGCTGAGGCCATCGACGGGGAGGGTTGGTTCTACACCGGGGATATCGGCCATTTCAACGAGGACGGGGCCCTCGTTATCACCGACCGCAAGAAGTCGCTCATCGTCACCGCGGGTGGAAAGAACGTGGCTCCCGCGGCCCTGGAGAACGTCCTTTCAGCGGACAAGTTCATCAACCAGGCCTTCGTCTTCGGGGACACCAGGAATTTCATCTCGGCCCTTATCGTCCCGGACTGGGAGCGGGTGGAAAATTACGCCGCCGAGCACAGGATAAAGGACGCGACGAGGGTAGAGCTCTGTTCCCACCCGAAGATCGTGGAGCTTATCCAGAGCCGTGTCGACACCGCCATGGAGGGGTTTGCTCCCTATGAGCAGGTCAAACGGTTCCGGATCATGGAAAAAGAGTTCAGCCAGGAGGAGGGTGAGGTGACCCCCACCTTGAAGCTCAAGCGCAAGGAGATCACACGGAAGTACTGGAAGGAACTGGACTCGTTGTACGAATGA